One stretch of Janibacter limosus DNA includes these proteins:
- a CDS encoding histidine phosphatase family protein, producing the protein MPDIPAGRLILLRHGETQWSRDGRHTGTTDLPLTERGRAQATEAADRLAALDLDIVLVLTSGLERARVTAELAGLAAQVDEDLREWDYGGYEGRSTADIRAETGTDWDVFRDGVIPGKTPGESVEEVAARASRVIARVQPHLARGDVVLVGHGHTSRILGSVWLRTEPRFGAQLTLDASRLAVLGHHREDPCIISWNC; encoded by the coding sequence ATGCCTGACATCCCCGCCGGACGACTCATCCTCCTTCGACACGGTGAGACTCAGTGGAGCCGCGATGGGCGCCACACGGGCACCACGGACCTGCCGCTCACCGAGCGTGGCCGGGCCCAGGCGACCGAGGCCGCAGACCGGCTCGCCGCGCTGGACCTCGACATCGTGCTCGTCCTGACCTCTGGTCTCGAGCGGGCCAGGGTCACCGCCGAGCTGGCTGGTCTCGCAGCACAGGTCGACGAGGACCTGCGGGAGTGGGACTACGGCGGGTACGAAGGCAGATCGACCGCCGACATCCGGGCCGAGACCGGCACCGACTGGGACGTCTTCCGCGACGGTGTGATCCCCGGGAAGACACCCGGCGAGAGCGTCGAGGAGGTGGCGGCGAGGGCCTCCCGCGTCATCGCACGGGTGCAGCCGCATCTGGCCCGGGGTGACGTCGTCCTTGTCGGGCACGGGCACACCTCACGCATCCTGGGCTCGGTGTGGTTGCGCACCGAACCCAGGTTTGGCGCCCAGCTGACGCTGGACGCGTCGCGGCTCGCGGTCCTGGGCCACCATCGCGAGGACCCGTGCATCATCAGCTGGAACTGCTGA
- a CDS encoding OsmC family protein produces the protein MTSDETTGGSGPGHRSVELTRLALGRYELHNARGGTITIGDGSTDDFTPVELLLAALAGCSSVDVDHITSRRAEPDSFVVVAQGEKASTPQDGNHMTDLELTFRIGFPEGEGGDAARAAFPRSVAQSRDRLCTVSRTVQIGTPVEMSAEDA, from the coding sequence ATGACGAGTGACGAGACGACCGGCGGAAGCGGCCCCGGGCACCGCAGCGTGGAGCTGACGCGCCTGGCCCTCGGGCGCTACGAGTTGCACAACGCGCGTGGCGGCACGATCACCATCGGCGACGGCTCGACCGACGACTTCACCCCGGTCGAGCTCCTTCTCGCCGCGCTGGCCGGATGCAGCTCGGTCGACGTGGACCACATCACCTCACGTCGGGCCGAGCCGGACTCCTTCGTCGTCGTCGCCCAGGGGGAAAAGGCGTCGACGCCGCAGGACGGCAACCACATGACCGACCTCGAGCTGACCTTCCGCATCGGCTTCCCCGAGGGCGAAGGGGGCGACGCCGCGCGAGCAGCCTTCCCCCGGTCGGTCGCCCAGTCCCGCGACCGCCTGTGCACGGTCTCGCGGACCGTCCAGATCGGCACCCCGGTCGAGATGTCGGCAGAGGACGCCTGA
- a CDS encoding ArsO family NAD(P)H-dependent flavin-containing monooxygenase produces MRHDVDVAVVGGGQAGLVTAYHLRRLGIEHVVLDEQREPGGAWQATWPSLRLFSPAAYSSLHGRPMPPHPDIFPPVDHVIAYLRAYEEHYGLAVERPVTVREVRSAPDALTVVTDRGDLRARHVVNTTGTWSAPFVPLVEGQASFAGRQLHSAHYRGPADFAGQRVAVVGGGNSGVQIVADLVGVTERVSLVSARRLRFLPDDVDGRHLFDRATARQRTPDPRDLEAEFVGNIVALPRVREARAQGALRLRAMFDRIVPEGAVIGRDRLDLDAILWCTGFRPALRHLRSLRLRTSDGYPEVVDNRSVKDPRVSFVGYGDWTGPASATLIGVGRTAKALAAAIAADRGSSQPA; encoded by the coding sequence ATGCGCCATGACGTCGACGTCGCGGTCGTCGGGGGTGGTCAGGCGGGGCTCGTGACCGCCTACCACCTGCGCAGGCTCGGCATCGAGCACGTCGTCCTCGACGAGCAGCGGGAGCCGGGAGGGGCCTGGCAGGCCACCTGGCCCTCACTTCGCCTCTTCTCGCCGGCGGCGTACTCCTCCCTCCACGGGCGGCCCATGCCACCTCACCCCGACATCTTCCCGCCCGTCGACCACGTGATCGCCTACCTGCGCGCCTACGAGGAGCACTACGGACTGGCGGTCGAGCGCCCCGTCACCGTCCGCGAGGTGCGCTCGGCGCCCGACGCGCTCACGGTGGTCACCGACCGTGGCGACCTGCGCGCCCGCCATGTCGTCAACACGACCGGCACGTGGTCGGCTCCCTTCGTGCCCCTCGTGGAGGGACAGGCCAGCTTCGCCGGCCGCCAGCTGCACAGCGCCCACTACCGCGGGCCCGCCGACTTCGCCGGGCAGCGGGTCGCCGTGGTGGGTGGCGGCAACTCGGGCGTGCAGATCGTGGCCGACCTCGTGGGGGTCACCGAGCGCGTCTCCCTCGTGTCGGCCCGACGGCTGCGCTTCCTCCCCGACGACGTCGACGGGAGGCACCTCTTCGACCGGGCGACCGCCCGGCAGCGAACGCCCGATCCCCGCGACCTGGAGGCGGAGTTCGTCGGCAACATCGTCGCGTTGCCCCGGGTCCGCGAGGCACGGGCCCAGGGCGCCCTTCGTCTCCGGGCGATGTTCGACCGGATCGTGCCGGAGGGTGCCGTGATCGGCCGCGACCGGCTCGATCTCGACGCGATCCTCTGGTGCACCGGGTTCCGCCCGGCCCTGCGCCACCTGCGCTCGCTGAGGTTGCGCACCTCCGACGGCTACCCGGAGGTCGTCGACAACCGGTCGGTGAAGGACCCGCGGGTCTCCTTCGTCGGGTACGGCGACTGGACGGGTCCGGCGTCGGCGACGCTGATCGGGGTCGGGCGCACCGCCAAAGCCCTTGCGGCAGCCATCGCGGCCGACCGCGGGTCGAGTCAGCCCGCCTGA
- a CDS encoding YceI family protein codes for MTELDLDGTWVIDPGHSRFGFSAKHAMITTVRGSFNDVAGEFTADLEDLSASTVQITLQTASVDTRNGQRDDHLRSADFFDVERFPTITFVGTNVEEIHEGAYIVTGDLTIRDVTQSITVPLEMTGVMVDAFGVLRAGFEGSRRVRRRDFGLEWNMPMDKGGVLVSEKIDLEFEISAMKKDAQAG; via the coding sequence ATGACCGAGCTCGACCTCGATGGGACGTGGGTCATCGACCCCGGCCACTCACGCTTCGGCTTCTCGGCCAAGCACGCCATGATCACCACGGTCAGGGGTTCCTTCAACGACGTCGCCGGTGAGTTCACCGCTGATCTCGAGGACCTGTCCGCCTCGACGGTCCAGATCACCCTGCAGACGGCGAGCGTCGACACCCGCAACGGCCAGCGTGACGATCACCTGCGCAGCGCCGACTTCTTCGACGTGGAGAGGTTTCCGACGATCACCTTCGTCGGGACCAATGTCGAGGAGATCCACGAGGGTGCCTACATCGTCACCGGCGACCTGACGATCCGCGACGTCACGCAGTCGATCACCGTGCCCCTCGAGATGACCGGCGTCATGGTCGATGCCTTCGGTGTTCTGCGCGCAGGCTTCGAGGGGTCACGCCGGGTGCGACGCCGCGACTTCGGCCTCGAGTGGAACATGCCGATGGACAAGGGCGGCGTCCTCGTCAGCGAGAAGATCGACCTCGAGTTCGAGATCTCGGCGATGAAGAAGGACGCTCAGGCGGGCTGA
- a CDS encoding L-threonylcarbamoyladenylate synthase, which produces MATFVEVHPDNPQPRSVAQIVDRIRQGALVAFPTDSGYALGGRLDDQEIKDRIRDIRRLDDRHHYTLLCADFAQLGQLVHIDNSVFRAIKAATPGPYTFILPATKEVPKRLLHAKKKTVGVRIPSHPLSMALLAGLGDPMLISTLLLPGEEQTPTFGWDVKEALDHVVDIVIDAGDVGTEPTTVVDLSGDEAVIARRGAGDPTPFE; this is translated from the coding sequence ATGGCTACCTTCGTGGAAGTACACCCCGACAATCCTCAGCCGCGCTCCGTGGCCCAGATCGTCGATCGGATCCGGCAGGGCGCGCTCGTCGCCTTCCCCACCGACTCCGGCTATGCGCTGGGCGGTCGGCTGGACGACCAGGAGATCAAGGACCGCATCCGCGACATCCGCCGCCTGGACGACCGGCACCACTACACGCTGCTGTGCGCGGACTTCGCCCAGCTGGGTCAGCTCGTGCACATCGACAACAGCGTCTTCCGGGCGATCAAGGCCGCCACTCCGGGTCCGTACACCTTCATCCTGCCGGCGACCAAGGAGGTGCCCAAGCGCCTGCTGCACGCCAAGAAGAAGACGGTGGGCGTGCGCATCCCCAGCCACCCGCTGTCGATGGCATTGCTCGCCGGTCTCGGTGATCCGATGCTCATCTCGACGCTGCTGCTGCCGGGCGAGGAGCAGACGCCCACCTTCGGGTGGGACGTCAAGGAGGCGCTGGACCACGTGGTGGACATCGTCATCGACGCCGGCGACGTCGGCACCGAGCCGACGACGGTCGTCGACCTGTCCGGCGACGAGGCGGTCATCGCCCGTCGCGGTGCAGGCGACCCCACACCCTTCGAGTGA
- a CDS encoding SRPBCC domain-containing protein, with protein sequence MVDTTTQIGAVTRTLRLTEVDGQPARAQSLTQTYPSPVDDVWEALTTSERIARWFLPIAGDLRPGGRYQLEGNAGGEVLECEPPSDGAARYRVTWEMMGAVSWLEVSLTADGDRTRVRMEHLARVGDVPDGMWETYGPGATGVGWDGGLLGLSLHLGAVDGSLAPQEAQAWAATDEGHAFYRAAADAWGRAHEASGVDRATAQAAADETYRFYTGTA encoded by the coding sequence ATGGTGGACACGACGACCCAGATCGGCGCGGTCACGCGCACCCTGCGACTCACCGAGGTGGACGGGCAGCCCGCTCGCGCGCAGTCGCTGACCCAGACCTACCCCTCCCCTGTCGACGATGTCTGGGAGGCGCTGACCACCTCCGAGCGGATCGCCCGGTGGTTCCTGCCCATCGCGGGCGACCTGCGCCCCGGGGGGCGCTACCAGCTCGAGGGCAACGCCGGCGGCGAGGTGCTCGAGTGCGAGCCGCCCTCCGACGGTGCCGCGAGGTACCGCGTCACCTGGGAGATGATGGGCGCCGTCTCCTGGCTCGAGGTCTCGCTCACCGCCGACGGCGACCGCACCCGGGTGCGGATGGAGCACCTCGCCCGCGTGGGCGATGTCCCGGACGGCATGTGGGAGACCTATGGTCCGGGCGCCACCGGCGTCGGCTGGGACGGAGGGCTGCTCGGGCTGTCCTTGCACCTCGGAGCCGTCGACGGCTCGCTCGCTCCGCAGGAGGCGCAGGCCTGGGCGGCGACTGACGAGGGCCACGCCTTCTACCGCGCCGCCGCGGACGCTTGGGGCCGGGCGCACGAAGCCTCCGGCGTCGACAGGGCGACCGCGCAGGCAGCTGCTGACGAGACCTACCGCTTCTACACCGGCACCGCCTGA
- a CDS encoding ArsR/SmtB family transcription factor, which translates to MHALDVLGDPVRRRILELLADGESSAGEVSDVIRQEFGITQPGVSRHLRVLREHGFAVVRPEGTRRLYSVDPSGPREAHEWLSAFDRFWLPRMAALDTELARGRRARRRSTGTDPTKET; encoded by the coding sequence ATGCACGCACTCGACGTCCTCGGCGACCCCGTCCGGCGACGCATCCTTGAGCTGCTCGCCGACGGCGAGTCGAGCGCTGGCGAGGTGTCCGACGTCATCCGCCAGGAGTTCGGCATCACCCAGCCCGGTGTCAGCAGGCACCTGCGGGTGCTGCGCGAGCACGGCTTCGCGGTGGTTCGGCCCGAGGGCACCCGGCGCCTCTACTCGGTGGACCCGAGCGGCCCCCGGGAGGCACACGAGTGGCTCTCGGCCTTCGACCGGTTCTGGCTCCCCCGGATGGCCGCTCTCGACACCGAGCTCGCCCGAGGCAGACGTGCCCGACGTCGGTCCACCGGGACCGACCCGACGAAGGAGACCTGA
- a CDS encoding glycine C-acetyltransferase yields MYTIKDDLSATLQEIRDAGLWKAERELTSPQQAHITTTKAQAINFCANNYLGLADHPEVLAAASAALQEWGFGMASVRFICGTQELHTRLEASISDFLQMEETILYSSCFDANGGVFEVLFGEGDAIISDALNHASLIDGIRLSKAARYRYANADMDDLRAQLESAKGARRTVVVTDGVFSMDGYLAPLEQICDLAEEYGAMVLVDDSHAVGFVGDGGRGTPEACGVMDRVDLVTGTLGKALGGASGGYVSGPAEVVALLRQRSRPYLFSNAVAPVVAAGSLKAIEIARAADDGRAALRRNTLMFRELMTEAGFDLLPGTHPITPVMFPGDDGARQAAQIADTMLEHGVYVIAFSYPVVPQGQARIRVQLSAAHTEADVRACVAAFVAARDEVTGGE; encoded by the coding sequence ATGTACACGATCAAGGACGACCTCTCGGCCACCTTGCAGGAGATCCGCGACGCGGGCCTGTGGAAGGCCGAGCGCGAGCTGACCAGCCCGCAGCAGGCGCACATCACGACCACCAAGGCGCAGGCGATCAACTTCTGCGCCAACAACTACCTCGGTCTTGCCGACCACCCCGAGGTGCTGGCGGCGGCGTCGGCGGCCTTGCAGGAGTGGGGCTTCGGCATGGCGAGCGTGCGCTTCATCTGCGGCACGCAGGAGCTGCACACCCGGCTCGAGGCGAGCATCTCCGACTTCCTGCAGATGGAGGAGACGATCCTCTACTCGAGCTGCTTCGACGCCAACGGCGGCGTCTTCGAGGTGCTCTTCGGTGAGGGCGACGCGATCATCTCCGACGCGCTCAACCACGCCTCGCTCATCGACGGCATCCGTCTGAGCAAGGCGGCCCGGTACCGCTACGCCAACGCCGACATGGACGACCTGCGGGCCCAGCTCGAGTCGGCGAAGGGAGCCCGCCGCACCGTCGTCGTCACCGACGGCGTCTTCTCCATGGACGGCTACCTGGCTCCGCTGGAGCAGATCTGCGACCTCGCCGAGGAGTACGGCGCCATGGTGCTCGTGGACGACTCGCACGCCGTGGGCTTCGTCGGCGACGGCGGGCGGGGCACCCCCGAGGCCTGTGGGGTGATGGACCGGGTCGACCTCGTGACGGGGACCCTCGGCAAGGCCCTGGGAGGAGCCAGTGGCGGCTACGTCAGCGGCCCCGCAGAGGTCGTCGCCCTGCTGCGGCAGCGCTCCCGTCCCTACCTCTTCTCCAATGCCGTCGCGCCGGTCGTGGCCGCAGGGTCGCTCAAGGCGATCGAGATCGCGCGTGCTGCGGACGACGGGCGAGCGGCCTTGCGGCGCAACACCTTGATGTTCCGCGAGCTGATGACCGAGGCCGGCTTCGACCTGCTGCCCGGCACCCACCCGATCACTCCGGTGATGTTCCCGGGTGACGACGGCGCACGCCAGGCGGCCCAGATCGCCGACACGATGCTCGAGCACGGCGTCTACGTCATCGCCTTCAGCTATCCCGTCGTCCCGCAGGGCCAAGCCCGCATCCGGGTCCAGCTCTCCGCCGCACACACCGAGGCGGACGTGCGCGCCTGCGTGGCCGCCTTCGTCGCGGCCCGGGACGAGGTGACCGGTGGGGAGTGA
- the tdh gene encoding L-threonine 3-dehydrogenase has translation MRALVKPRPGPGLELVDVPEPHAGDGEVRIRVLRTGLCGTDLHLHGWDEWAAAAVPSTPQIIGHEFYGEIDEVGAGVTGIVVGDRVSGEGHLVCGTCRNCRAGRRHLCINTVGVGVNRDGAFADHVVIPADNAWVHRDDIDPDLGAVFDPLGNAVHTTLSFPLVGEDVVITGAGPIGVMAAAVARHVGARYIAVTDLSDTRLELAKGAGADLLVNAGRSDLGEAMRELGMKEGFDVGLEMSGAPPAVADMIDHLNHGGRIAMLGLPKDAYPVDWGKVITHMITIKGIYGREMYDTWYTMSAMLSTSPVLREAISSVITHRFPAEQWQDAFATAASGECGKVIMDWS, from the coding sequence ATGCGCGCACTGGTCAAACCCCGACCGGGACCCGGCCTCGAGCTGGTCGACGTCCCCGAGCCCCACGCCGGCGACGGCGAGGTGAGGATCCGGGTGCTACGAACCGGCCTCTGCGGCACCGACCTGCACCTGCACGGCTGGGACGAGTGGGCCGCCGCTGCGGTGCCCAGCACTCCCCAGATCATCGGCCACGAGTTCTACGGCGAGATCGACGAGGTCGGCGCCGGCGTGACGGGCATCGTCGTCGGCGACCGGGTCTCCGGTGAGGGCCACCTCGTGTGCGGGACCTGCCGCAACTGCCGCGCCGGGCGCCGCCACCTGTGCATCAACACGGTCGGTGTGGGGGTCAACCGCGACGGCGCCTTCGCCGACCACGTCGTCATCCCCGCCGACAACGCGTGGGTGCACCGTGACGACATCGACCCCGACCTCGGAGCCGTCTTCGACCCGCTGGGCAATGCCGTGCACACGACGCTGTCCTTCCCCCTGGTGGGCGAGGACGTGGTCATCACCGGCGCTGGACCGATCGGAGTCATGGCCGCGGCCGTCGCCCGGCACGTCGGCGCCCGGTACATCGCCGTCACCGACCTGTCGGACACCCGCCTGGAGCTGGCCAAGGGAGCCGGCGCCGACCTGCTCGTCAACGCCGGCCGGTCCGACCTCGGCGAGGCGATGCGTGAGCTGGGGATGAAGGAGGGCTTCGACGTCGGGCTCGAGATGTCGGGTGCGCCACCGGCCGTGGCCGACATGATCGACCACCTCAACCACGGTGGTCGGATCGCGATGCTCGGCCTGCCCAAGGACGCCTACCCCGTCGACTGGGGCAAGGTGATCACCCACATGATCACCATCAAGGGGATCTACGGGCGGGAGATGTACGACACCTGGTACACGATGAGCGCGATGCTCTCGACCTCGCCGGTGCTGCGCGAGGCGATCTCGTCGGTCATCACCCACCGCTTCCCCGCTGAGCAATGGCAGGACGCCTTCGCCACCGCCGCCTCGGGAGAGTGCGGCAAGGTCATCATGGACTGGAGCTGA
- a CDS encoding DUF4190 domain-containing protein yields the protein MTHPPQLPPPSPFPTQLSHGGATAALVLGIVGLTLVPGLGIVAWVLGAKALQEIDANPLAGYTNREHAKVGKILGIVGTVYFIGLILLVCCYFGVMILAFAATSSSTY from the coding sequence ATGACGCACCCACCTCAGCTGCCGCCGCCGTCGCCCTTCCCGACCCAGCTCAGCCACGGGGGCGCCACTGCTGCGCTCGTCCTCGGGATCGTGGGCCTGACCCTCGTCCCGGGCCTGGGCATCGTCGCGTGGGTCCTCGGGGCCAAGGCCCTCCAGGAGATCGATGCCAACCCCCTGGCTGGCTACACCAACCGCGAGCACGCCAAGGTCGGCAAGATCCTGGGGATCGTGGGCACGGTCTACTTCATCGGGTTGATCCTGCTCGTCTGCTGCTACTTCGGCGTCATGATCCTGGCGTTCGCCGCCACGTCGTCGTCGACCTACTGA
- a CDS encoding methyltransferase domain-containing protein, whose protein sequence is MNCSHFDAGECRSCTLMGVPYASQVIDLGREVGDVLRRHVADQLWSPPFVGEEAGFRNKAKLVVGGTKGAPTFGILDAEQRGVALPECGLYEPALDEGLGRLLPVVADLGLVPYDVPARQGELKHLIVTGSPDGELMVRFVLRSPGQLPRIRRGLDELRAAVPGLRVVSANIQPEHKAVLEGEDEIVLGEHETLPMRVDDITFHLRPRSFFQTNTIVAAGLYRQASAWISEIDPESVLDLYCGVGGFALNAALAPGRARRVDGVEVAPEAVASARRSALELGVDVGFEVGDARVLTRVDHELVVVNPPRRGIGADLCAAIESAAPDHVVYSSCNAASLARDLDALPGYRVTRARLFDMFPQTRHHEVIVLLERG, encoded by the coding sequence GTGAACTGCTCCCACTTCGACGCCGGCGAATGCCGCTCGTGCACGCTCATGGGCGTCCCCTACGCCAGCCAGGTCATCGACCTCGGCCGCGAGGTCGGGGACGTGCTCCGGCGACACGTCGCGGACCAGCTGTGGTCGCCCCCCTTCGTCGGTGAGGAGGCCGGGTTCCGCAACAAGGCCAAGCTCGTGGTCGGGGGGACGAAGGGCGCACCCACCTTCGGCATCCTCGACGCCGAGCAGCGCGGGGTCGCCCTCCCCGAGTGCGGGTTGTACGAGCCGGCGCTCGACGAGGGGCTCGGACGGCTGCTGCCGGTCGTCGCCGATCTGGGGCTCGTGCCGTACGACGTCCCGGCGCGACAGGGCGAGCTGAAGCACCTGATCGTCACCGGGTCCCCCGACGGGGAGCTCATGGTCCGCTTCGTCCTGCGCTCCCCCGGCCAGCTGCCGCGGATCCGAAGGGGGTTGGACGAGCTGCGCGCCGCCGTCCCCGGGCTGAGGGTGGTCTCGGCCAACATCCAGCCGGAGCACAAGGCGGTCCTCGAGGGCGAGGACGAGATCGTGCTGGGCGAGCACGAGACACTGCCGATGCGCGTGGACGACATCACCTTCCACCTGCGCCCACGCAGCTTCTTCCAGACCAACACGATCGTGGCCGCGGGCCTCTACCGGCAGGCCAGCGCGTGGATCAGCGAGATCGACCCCGAGAGCGTGCTCGACCTCTACTGCGGCGTCGGCGGGTTCGCCCTCAACGCGGCTCTCGCTCCGGGTCGGGCCCGACGGGTCGACGGGGTCGAGGTCGCCCCCGAGGCCGTCGCGAGCGCGCGACGCTCAGCGCTCGAGCTCGGCGTGGACGTGGGCTTCGAGGTCGGTGACGCGAGGGTGCTCACCCGGGTCGACCACGAGCTGGTGGTCGTCAACCCGCCGCGACGTGGGATCGGGGCGGACCTGTGCGCGGCCATCGAGTCGGCCGCGCCGGACCACGTCGTCTACTCCAGCTGCAACGCGGCCAGCCTGGCCCGCGACCTGGATGCGCTCCCCGGATACCGCGTGACCCGGGCCCGGCTCTTCGACATGTTTCCCCAGACACGCCACCACGAGGTCATCGTGCTGCTGGAGCGAGGCTGA
- a CDS encoding mechanosensitive ion channel has translation MQAQNFLNDIDWAGLLGKAVSALAILVVTWLVAMIVKSLIAKLSTKVPALQRAGADGSSVGATLGSIASLIIWMLGLVAILQVLGLNQVLAPIQGMVDGVLGFLPNLIGAGIVFFVGALLAKVVRQLVQTALAALPFDKWLKSAGSKAGSLPGAPATASAGPPPPPPGQPTAPQAQHQGQPQPPAGYGGTPSGGQGASTSIPKTVATVVYALIMIVVTIAALQILGIESISRPAEQMLQSIFDAIPLIIAAGVMLALGIFIAKFAGDIIEQVLDGVGVDRQLAQLDVLPAGTKVVPVIAKVAQIAIVLFFAVMAAQLLNFPQITRFLSEVLSLGGKVIFGAAIIAAGFFVANLLAKMLSGVGATIVKYATIVLFVAMGLKYMGIADSIIELGFGALVVGGAAAAALAFGLGGRDAAARQLDRLSAKAEAQPTQAPQQGDTQQL, from the coding sequence ATGCAAGCGCAGAACTTCCTCAACGACATCGACTGGGCAGGGTTGCTGGGCAAGGCAGTGTCGGCCCTGGCCATCCTCGTCGTCACCTGGCTGGTGGCCATGATCGTCAAGTCGCTGATCGCCAAGCTCTCCACCAAGGTGCCCGCGCTCCAGCGTGCCGGCGCGGACGGGTCCAGCGTCGGCGCGACCCTGGGATCGATCGCGTCACTGATCATCTGGATGCTCGGACTCGTGGCCATCCTCCAGGTCCTGGGTCTCAACCAGGTCCTCGCGCCGATCCAGGGCATGGTCGACGGGGTCCTCGGCTTCCTGCCGAACCTCATCGGCGCAGGCATCGTCTTCTTCGTCGGTGCCCTGCTCGCCAAGGTGGTGCGTCAGCTCGTCCAGACGGCGTTGGCTGCCCTGCCCTTCGACAAGTGGCTCAAGAGCGCCGGGTCCAAGGCCGGGTCCCTGCCCGGTGCACCGGCGACCGCGTCTGCCGGACCGCCCCCGCCGCCCCCCGGCCAGCCCACCGCGCCGCAGGCGCAGCACCAGGGCCAGCCGCAGCCGCCCGCCGGCTACGGTGGCACACCTTCCGGTGGCCAGGGCGCCAGCACGTCGATCCCCAAGACCGTCGCCACGGTCGTCTACGCGCTGATCATGATCGTCGTGACCATCGCGGCCCTGCAGATCCTGGGCATCGAGTCGATCTCCCGGCCGGCGGAGCAGATGCTCCAGTCGATCTTCGACGCGATCCCGCTGATCATCGCGGCTGGCGTGATGCTCGCCCTGGGCATCTTCATCGCCAAGTTCGCCGGCGACATCATCGAGCAGGTCCTCGACGGTGTGGGCGTCGACCGCCAGCTCGCCCAGCTCGACGTCCTGCCTGCTGGCACCAAGGTCGTCCCGGTCATCGCCAAGGTGGCGCAGATCGCGATCGTGCTCTTCTTCGCGGTCATGGCGGCGCAGCTGCTGAACTTCCCGCAGATCACGAGGTTCCTCAGCGAGGTGCTGAGCCTCGGTGGCAAGGTCATCTTCGGCGCAGCGATCATCGCTGCGGGCTTCTTCGTCGCGAACCTGCTGGCGAAGATGCTCTCCGGTGTCGGTGCGACGATCGTCAAGTACGCGACGATCGTGCTCTTCGTCGCGATGGGCCTGAAGTACATGGGCATCGCCGACTCGATCATCGAGCTCGGCTTCGGTGCCCTCGTCGTCGGTGGCGCGGCAGCAGCCGCCCTCGCCTTCGGCCTGGGTGGTCGCGACGCGGCCGCCCGTCAGCTGGACCGCCTCTCGGCCAAGGCCGAGGCGCAGCCCACGCAGGCTCCGCAGCAGGGTGACACCCAGCAGCTCTGA